GACAAGGGCATCGCCGTTCTCGTCATCGAGCACGACATGCGCTTCATCTTCAACCTCTGCGACCGCGTCGCCGTCCTCGTGCAGGGCCAGAAACTCGTCGAGGGCGACAGCGCCACCGTGCAGGGCGACGAGCGGGTGGTCGCCGCCTACCTCGGCGAGCCCCTCGAGAACGACCCCGGCGCGGCGGAGGCCGCCGAGGTCGAGGCCGCGGAGGCCGCCCAGGCCGACACCACCAAGGACACCGCGGCCGGCAAGGAGAACGACCGATGACCGCACTGCTCGAGGTCGAGGACCTCCGCGTCGCCTACGGCAAGATCGAGGCCGTCAAGGGCATCTCGTTCAAGGTCGACGCCGGAGAGGTGGTCACCCTCATCGGCACCAACGGCGCCGGCAAGACCACCACGCTGCGCACCCTGTCGGGGCTCCTCAAGCCGGTCGGCGGGCAGATCAAGTTCGGCGGCAAGTCCCTCAAGAAGGTCCCCGCCCACCAGATCGTCTCCCTGGGGCTCGCCCACTCCCCCGAGGGGCGGCACATCTTCCCCCGCATGACGATCGAGGACAACCTCCGCCTCGGCGCCTTCCTGCGCAGCGACAAGCCGGGCATCGAGAAGGACATCCAGCGCGCCTACGACCTCTTCCCGATCCTCGGCGAGCGGCGGAAGCAGGCCGCGGGCACCCTGTCCGGCGGTGAGCAGCAGATGCTCGCCATGGGCCGCGCCCTGATGTCCCAGCCCAAGCTGCTCATGCTGGACGAGCCCTCCATGGGCCTCTCGCCGATCATGATGCAGAAGATCATGGCGACGATCGCCGAGCTCAAGTCCCAGGGCACGACGATCCTGCTCGTCGAGCAGAACGCCCAGGCGGCCCTGTCGCTGGCCGACCACGGCCACGTCATGGAGGTCGGCAACATCGTCCTGTCCGGCAGCGGCCAGGACCTCCTCCACGACGAGTCGGTCCGCAAGGCCTACCTCGGCGAGGACTGAGCCGAGGACGGTACGACGAGGCCCGCGCCCCCCTCGGGGACGCGGGCCTCGGTCACGTCGTGCTCAGCCCTTGGACGCCTTCTTCTCCTCGGCGTCCTGGATGACCGCCTCGGCCACCTGCTGCATCGACATCCGCCGGTCCATCGAGGTCTTCTGGATCCACCGGAACGCGGCCGGCTCGGTCAGCCCGTACTCCGTCTGGAGCACCGACTTGGCCCGGTCGACCAGCTTGCGGGTCTCCAGCCGCTGGCTGAGGTCGGCGACCTCCTTCTCCAGTTCCTTCAGCTCCGTGAACCGCGAGACGGCCATCTCGATCGCCGGGACGACGTCGCTCTTGCTGAACGGCTTGACCAGGTACGCCATGGCCCCCGCGTCCCGGGCCCGCTCCACCAGGTCGCGCTGCGAGAACGCGGTCAGCATCAGCACCGGCGCGATGCTCTCCTCGGCGATCTTCTCGGCCGCGGAGATGCCGTCGAGCTTGGGCATCTTCACGTCCAGGATGACCAGGTCGGGCCGGTGCTCACGGGCCAGCTCCACGGCCTGCTCCCCGTCACCGGCCTCGCCGACGACGGAGTACCCCTCCTCCTCCAGCATCTCTTTGAGATCGAGCCGGATGAGCGCCTCGTCCTCGGCGATGACGACTCGGGTCGTCAGCGGAGGCACGTGCGACTTGTCGTCGTCGTTCACGTCGGCGGGCTGGGGCGACTCGGGGGCGGTCACGTGGGCTCCTCGTTCGGGGCAGGGTGCAGCTGCCATGAGCCTACCTAGCTGCGGTAAGGTAGACGCGCGGCGGGTCGGGGTAAACCTTCGATTCTGCGAGCCCCGGTAGCCCAATTGGCAGCAGGCAATGGATTCAAAACCCATACAGTGTCGGTTCGAGTCCGACCCGGGGCACTTTTCCTTGTTTCCCAAGGTTGCCACCCATAAGTGGATGTCCACGTTCTCGTGAACATCCACTTTTTGCTGTGTGCCGCCGCGTCCACCACCACACGCTGGACCTCATGTACGACACCAGCGCGCGCGAGCGCGCATTGTCACTGGTGGCGCAGGGACGGAGCCTGAACTCCGTCAGCAAGGAGACCGGTATGTCCCGAGCCGCCATCCGCTCGTGGCGGACGCGGATCGAGCCTCTGCCACGCATCCGGCGAACTCCCTGCTCCCTGTGCGGCCCCACGGCCGAACCGCCTGAGGACGAGGCGGCCTACGCCTACTTGCTCGGTCTCTATCTCGGCGACGGATACATCAGCCCCGGCAAGAAGTCGGGCTACTTCCTCAGGATCGCCTGCGCCGACGCGTGGCCCGGCCTCGTCGAGGCCTGCGCCGCCGCTGTGGAAGCCGTCAATCCCAGTGGCAAGTCGTCCCGAGTACAAGCCGTCGGATACACGTCCGTGGTCGCCTACAGCGGACACTGGCCCTGTCTCGTTCCCCAGCACGGCCCCGGCAGGAAGCACGACCGGCGGATCGCCCTCGCTCCCTGGCAGCAGTCGATCGTCGACACCTGCCCCTGGGAGTTCATCCGCGGCCTGATCCACTCCGATGGCTGCCGCATCACCAACTGGACGACCCGACTCGTCGGCGGCGTGCGCAAGCGCTACGAATATCCGCGGTACTTCTTCACCAACAAGTCGGACGACATCAGGAAGCTCTTCACGGACGCGCTCGAGAAAGTCGGCATCGAGTGGACGCACTGCACGCGCCACGGCACCCCGTACAACATCTCCGTGGCCCGCGGAGCCTCCGTGGCCCTCATGGACGCCCACGTGGGCCCGAAGTACTGACCTACCGACCACCGCACTACTCGGGGCTGTCGTCCTCCCCGATGTGGTGGACCCGGACCAGGTTGGTCGAGCCCGACACCCCCGGCGGGGAGCCGGCCGTGATGACCACGACGTCGCCCTTCTCGCAGCGGCCGTAGCGGGTGAGCAGTTCGTCCACCTGGTCGACCATCGCGTCCGTGGAGTCCACGTGCGGGCCGATGAAGGTCTCGACCCCCCAGGTGAGGCTCAGCTGCGAGCGCGTCGCCGGCTCGGGTGTGAAGGCGAGCAGCGGGATGGGTGAGCGGTAGCGGGAGAGGCGGCGGACGGTGTCGCCGGACTGGGTGAAGGCGACCAGGAACTTGGCGCCGAGGAAGTCGCCGATCTCCGCCGCCGCGCGGGCCACCGCGCCGCCCTGGGTGCGGGGCTTGTTGCGGTCGGTCAGCGGGGGCAGGCCCTTGGCGAGGATGTCCTCCTCCGCCGCCTCGACGATCCGGGCCATCGTGCGGACCGTGTCGATCGGGTGTCTGCCGACGCTGGTCTCGCCGGAGAGCATCACCGCGTCGGTGCCGTCGATGACGGCGTTGGCGACGTCGGAGGCCTCGGCGCGGGTCGGGCGGGCGTTGTCGATCATCGAGTCGAGCATCTGGGTGGCGACGATGACGGGTTTGGCGTTGCGCTTGGCGAGCTTGATGGCGCGCTTCTGGACGATGGGCACCTGCTCCAGGGGCATTTCGACGCCCAGGTCGCCGCGGGCGACCATGATGCCGTCGAAGGCGGCGACGATGTCCTCGATGTTCTCCACGGCCTGCGGCTTCTCGACCTTGGCGATGACGGGGAGGCGGCGGCCCTCCTCGTCCATGATGCGGTGGACGTCGAGGACGTCGCGTCCGCTGCGGACGAAGGAGAGGGCGATGACGTCGAAGCCGCTGCGCAGGGCCCAGCGGAGGTCGTCCTCGTCCTTCTTGGAGAGGGCGGGGACGGAGACGGCGACGCCGGGCAGGTTGAGGCCTTTGTGGTCGGAGACCATGCCGCCCTCGATGACCGTGGTGCGGATCTCGGGTCCATCGACGTCGGTGACCTCCAGGCAGACCTTGCCGTCGTCGACGAGGACGCGTTCGCCGGGGGTCACGTCGGTGGCGAGGCCGGCGTAGGTGGTGCCGCAGCGGTGGCGGTCGCCTTCGGTGCCTTCTTCGACGGTGATGGTGAAGGTGTCGCCGCGTTCAAGGAGTACGGGTCCTCCGGTGAAGGCGCCGAGCCGGATCTTCGGGCCTTGAAGGTCGGCGAGGGTGCCGACGCTGCGGCCGGTCTCGTCGGACGCCTTGCGGACACGGTGGTATCGCTCTTCGTGTTCGGCGTGGGTGCCGTGGCTGAAATTGAAGCGGGCGATGTCCATTCCGGCGTCGACCAGGTCTTTGATCTGGTCGTACGAATCGGTGGCGGGCCCAAGGGTACAGACGATCTTTGCTCGGCGCATGGGTCGAGCCTATGACTTACCGGCCGGTAGCGAATTGGCCGCGCGTGACCAGCCAACCACGGTTGGGTGAAGGGTTATTGACAAGTGTTGAATTGTGCGCCGGGACGCTCTGATGAGCATTCCGGGCGGTTCTTATTTCTCCTTTCGGGCATGTGAGCGATCGCCTGTTGACAGGTGCCGTGATCAGGAAGGAATCTACGCGCGTTGTGTCTACGCGCGTTGTTCGATGACGCTTCGCCGCCTAGGAGAGCCAGCCATGCCGTTGAACCGCCGGAAGTTCCTGAGCAGGTCCGCCGTGACGGGAGCGGGGGTGGCACTGGCGGGTGCGGCGGCTCCGGCGGCCGGGGCGGCCCCGGCGCGCGGGGGCCGCGGGAAGCCCAAGCGGTACGCGCTGACCGTGCTGGGCACCACCGACCTGCACGGACACGTCTTCAACTGGGACTACTTCAAGGACGCCGAGTACACGGACGCGGCGGGCAACGCCCAGGGGCTGGCGCGCGTCTCCACCCTGGTGGACCAGGTCCGGGAGGAGAAGGGCCGCCGCAACACGCTGCTGCTGGACGCGGGCGACACCATCCAGGGCACCCCGCTGACGTACTACTACGCGAAGGTGGACCCGATCACCGCGGAGGGTGGTCCGGTGCACCCGATGGCGCAGGCGATGAACGCGATCGGGTACGACGCGGTGGCGCTCGGCAACCACGAGTTCAACTACGGCATCGAGACGCTGCGCACGTTCGAGGAGCAGTGCGACTTCCCGC
This region of Streptomyces ambofaciens ATCC 23877 genomic DNA includes:
- a CDS encoding ABC transporter ATP-binding protein, which codes for MTALLEVEDLRVAYGKIEAVKGISFKVDAGEVVTLIGTNGAGKTTTLRTLSGLLKPVGGQIKFGGKSLKKVPAHQIVSLGLAHSPEGRHIFPRMTIEDNLRLGAFLRSDKPGIEKDIQRAYDLFPILGERRKQAAGTLSGGEQQMLAMGRALMSQPKLLMLDEPSMGLSPIMMQKIMATIAELKSQGTTILLVEQNAQAALSLADHGHVMEVGNIVLSGSGQDLLHDESVRKAYLGED
- a CDS encoding helix-turn-helix domain-containing protein yields the protein MYDTSARERALSLVAQGRSLNSVSKETGMSRAAIRSWRTRIEPLPRIRRTPCSLCGPTAEPPEDEAAYAYLLGLYLGDGYISPGKKSGYFLRIACADAWPGLVEACAAAVEAVNPSGKSSRVQAVGYTSVVAYSGHWPCLVPQHGPGRKHDRRIALAPWQQSIVDTCPWEFIRGLIHSDGCRITNWTTRLVGGVRKRYEYPRYFFTNKSDDIRKLFTDALEKVGIEWTHCTRHGTPYNISVARGASVALMDAHVGPKY
- the pyk gene encoding pyruvate kinase: MRRAKIVCTLGPATDSYDQIKDLVDAGMDIARFNFSHGTHAEHEERYHRVRKASDETGRSVGTLADLQGPKIRLGAFTGGPVLLERGDTFTITVEEGTEGDRHRCGTTYAGLATDVTPGERVLVDDGKVCLEVTDVDGPEIRTTVIEGGMVSDHKGLNLPGVAVSVPALSKKDEDDLRWALRSGFDVIALSFVRSGRDVLDVHRIMDEEGRRLPVIAKVEKPQAVENIEDIVAAFDGIMVARGDLGVEMPLEQVPIVQKRAIKLAKRNAKPVIVATQMLDSMIDNARPTRAEASDVANAVIDGTDAVMLSGETSVGRHPIDTVRTMARIVEAAEEDILAKGLPPLTDRNKPRTQGGAVARAAAEIGDFLGAKFLVAFTQSGDTVRRLSRYRSPIPLLAFTPEPATRSQLSLTWGVETFIGPHVDSTDAMVDQVDELLTRYGRCEKGDVVVITAGSPPGVSGSTNLVRVHHIGEDDSPE
- a CDS encoding ANTAR domain-containing response regulator; amino-acid sequence: MTAPESPQPADVNDDDKSHVPPLTTRVVIAEDEALIRLDLKEMLEEEGYSVVGEAGDGEQAVELAREHRPDLVILDVKMPKLDGISAAEKIAEESIAPVLMLTAFSQRDLVERARDAGAMAYLVKPFSKSDVVPAIEMAVSRFTELKELEKEVADLSQRLETRKLVDRAKSVLQTEYGLTEPAAFRWIQKTSMDRRMSMQQVAEAVIQDAEEKKASKG